GAACATTGCCAAGTTTACCCTTCTGGGTGTTTGGTTGTTATCCATTGCGGTCTTAATTGCACTGGGGGTCAGGCAAGCGGCGGCCCATGCCTTTACAGGGACAACGACGATTAATGAGGAGTTTTCATTACAACAGCCCACGGACACAATTGCCATACGTATGCGGTCCACGGAAAATATTGAATATGATCAAAGGTTCAACTTTGACGATCTGGCGATGGTCTATGATGAAAATGGGCAGGCATTGCTTTATTCCGAAGATGTGAGGTTCAACATTAAAAAATCCACGGACAGCATCATTCGTTTGAAAGTAAAAAAAGACGCGGACGGAAGTTCTTTTGAAGAAGCCAGGGAACGTTCCTCAATGATTGCCTACGGCTATACCTTTTTAGGAAATGAATTGGTCCTCAATGATTTTTTGACCAGTAATATTTCGGAAAAAATGCGTAACCAAGAGGTGAGGAACATCGTCTATATTCCTGAGGGCATGGTGGTGAGGTTTGATGATTCGGCCAAAGGAAACATAGGCAGGAGCACAAAAAACGACAAGGATCTTTACCGAAATGATATAATTGATTACCTATGGGTCATGGGCAGCGATGGCGAATTAAAATGCCAGGACTGCCCGGATGACCTTGATTGGAACGACGATGACAGCGGACGGATCATTATCAATGAAGACGGGGTTGACATTAACATAGAGGATGGCAATGACTCCTTTAAAGTGAAAGTAGATGAGAACGGAGTGGAGATAAAAGCCAAGGATTGATGACAATTCAGCCTTAAAAATTTACAATTGGGAAAGTTTTAATAGAAAAGACAGCACTTAAATACGAATTTCATACTGAATTTATCTCGGTATCCATTGAATTAAGAACCATATCAATCAATTAATAACGAATCCTGGAACAAGTCCAGAACAAAAAACAACAATCATGACTACACTAGCAAGAATTGCAATCGCAGCACTACTGGCCCTTTTTACGTCTTCCTGCGCCTTTGACATCAGCTTTGGCGAAGGTAAAAGGGGGAACGGCCAGGTAGTAGAAGAATCCCGTGAGGTCGCGGATGGGTTTACCGCAGTCTATGCCTCTGAAGGCCTGGATGTCTTTGTGACCCAAGCGGACAAATTCAGTATCAATGTTGAGGCAGATGAAAATATCATTGACCTCATAGGGACGGATATTAGGGACGGGCGACTTAAGATCCATGCCATTGAAAATATTGGCAGGGCCACCAAAAATGTGTACGTTACATTGCCGGAAGTCAATGTCTTGGAAACTTCGAGTGGCGCGGATTTAATCGCGCAAAACACCATCACCTCGGATAAAATTGAATTGGAGGCCAGTAGCGGTTCCGATTTGGAAGTAGAATTGGATGCCTCAACCGTAGTTGCGGAATCCAGTAGTGGGGCAGATATTAAGGTTTCCGGAAAAGCAGAAACGCTTTATGCGGATGCCAGCAGCGGGGCTGATATTAAGGCCAGAGGGTTACTAACAAAAAAATGCATTGCCAATGCGAGCAGTGGATCGGACATATCCGTCAATGTTTCGGAATCCCTTACAGCGGACGCCAGCAGTGGTGCGGATATATCCTATACCGGGGAAGCCACGGTCCAAAAAAGAAAGTCCGTTTCGGGAAGCGTATATAAGTACTGAACCTAACTGATTTCCCATTGAACAAAATCCCGAATTCTTCGGGATTTTTTTATGGGTGACCTTTAGAACTTTTTTTGTTCCACCCACTACTGTGTACCAGATACGGAAGGAATGCGGGTGCATTGCCAAAAGGCCTGCCCGTTCCGTTAGGGCCGGCCTTTATCCACGCAAAAAATGCTGTTTTTCCCCAAGCCCCCGGGCTTAAGACCGGTTTTTAAACAAATGGCAATACTAATTTGAATCAATCTCAATTTGATTCTATTTTTTTTAAATTATTCACAAAAAAATTAGTAACTTTTTAGAGAATTCATTGCTCCAACAAAAAACTACTAAAAATGAAAAAAGTATTAGGACTGCTATTCTTGATGCTGATTTTAGTTTCAGCCACTGAATTGACCTTCAACGAACCCGATGCTTTTCATTCCATTGAAGGGACCTGGGAATTGGTAAGCTTTCACCATTATGATGATGGTGTGAACATTTCAAGTACGGAACCAAAGGCCGAGGGGTATCGACAAGTAAAAATGTACTATAACGGGAAAGTAATGTGGTCAAGATATGTTCCTGGCCAACCCAATGGCCGCTTTGGGTATGGAAATTACTTTATTACCGAAGATGAACTGCACGAAACCATTGTATATGGAGATAATGAAATGATGAAGGCTTTGGATACCCTAACCGAATTTGTATTTGAACTGGAACTCCAAAAGGATACCTACAGCCAAATAAGCCTGGATGAGGAGGGCAATCGTACCTTCTCTGAAAATTACAAGCGTATTGACTAATTAAACATAACCAATCAAATACTAAAAACGCTGGGTCCGGGACCCAGCGTTTTGCTTTAGTGCACCTTACCCCCTATTACGAACCCACAGGTTCCGAGGTCTCTATGGTTGCTAAGTAACGTTCGGCATCCAAAGCTGCCATACAACCTGTTCCGGCCGCCGTGACTGCCTGTCTGTAGATTTTGTCCTGAGCATCACCACTGGCAAATACACCCGGTTTATTGGTTTTGGTGGAACCCGGTTGCGTAATGATATAACCCGTGTCGTCCATATCCAATTGTCCTTTAAAAATGGCCGTATTGGGGGTATGCCCTATGGCGATGAAAAGCCCGGTAATGGCTATTTCCTCTTTTTCCCCTGTTTGATTGTTGACCATACGTAGGCCCTCTACCACTTGCTCGCCCAATACTTCATCTATTTCCGTATTGTAACGAATTTCAATATTCTCCAGATTATTTACGCGATGTTGCATGGCCTTGGAAGCCCGCATATGGTCTTTCCGTACCAACATGGTTACCTTTTCACAGATATTGGCCAAATACGAAGCTTCTTCCGCAGCGGTATCCCCGCCCCCTACTATGGCCACTTCCTGACCTTTGTAAAAAAAGCCGTCACAAACCGCGCAGGCCGAAACTCCACCTCCACGTAAGCGCTGTTCACTTGGCAAACCCAAGTATTTGGCAGATGCGCCCGTGGAAATGATGATGGTTTCCGCCTCGATCTGTTTACTGTCATCCACGGTAACCCTATGGATTCCCCCAACCTCATCACTCAATTCCACAGCGGTAACCATTCCAATACGCACATCCGTTCCAAAACGCTCGGCCTGTTGTTGCAATTGGGACATCATAGTTGGGCCATCGACCCCTTCGGGGTATCCGGGAAAGTTATCCACTTCCGTAGTGGTAGTCAACTGTCCTCCGGGTTCCATACCTGTATAGACCACAGGTTTTAAATCGGCCCTAGCTGCATAAATGGCAGCAGTGTAGCCAGCAGGTCCCGATCCTATGATCAGTGTTTTTATTTGTTCTATTTGTTCAGACATATGCTTTTCCTCTAACATTTATACTAAAACAAAAGTAGGTGATTTGGTCAAAAACTTACAGTTTCCAAAAATAGCTTTTAAACAAAAGACTAACAATGTAGCTTTAAAGCCCAGGAAGTAAAACCAAGGAATAGGCATGGCGGACATTCCATTGCAATGATGCAATAAGTAAGATTTTTCCTTCGTTCTATGGATAAATAAAGTCATGAAAGCCGTATTGTACCTAAGCAAAGCCAATCAGGAATTTGATAAGGAAAGTTTAAAAGCCCTGGAATTACAATCTGCCGAGAACAACAGGAAGTTGGGGCTCAGTGGTTATCTCTATTTTGATGGTTCCAAATTCTTGCAATATCTCGAAGGGGAAGAAGAAAACCTAATGCCCCTACTGAACAAAATACGTGAGGACTCCCGTCATGAATTTTTATGCGAGACCCAAGAAGAAATCCCCGCAAAACGATTTCCCGAATGGAACATGAAAAATATCCAAAGTATGGTCCTTGAATTGGGCCTGGTGGAAAAAACCATCATTCAAACCCTCAGTATTTTTGTGGAAAAGGGATACCACCTGGACAAGGGCATTTCCCGCGATTTATTTAAGCTGATGGACCATTTAAAAGTGGTCACTTTTTAACACGCCATCATCAAACCTTGGCCAATTTATCCGGTAGCCAATAATTCAACAATCTTTCTGCCATACCCACAAAGGGCAGGAAGACCATCACCCCGGCAATATTAAAGATCATATGCGCATTGGCAATTTGATTGTCCAAAGCCTGGCTTTGGGACACCCTTAAAACGAAGTTGAGAAAGTGGTCAAAAACCAACAATCCAATTATAATGGTCGTAAAATTGAACAACAGATGAAAAAGGCCAGCTTTAATGGCCTGCCTACTGCCTTTTATCGTTGCAATTAACGTATCCGAACAGGTGCCCAATTCCGAACCCAACATAATGGCCAGTCCCCCGGCCAAAGAGATAAGCTTCTGTTTCCCCAGCACAATGGCCATACCGACCGTAGCACTTGATGATTGGACAATGAGGGTAATGAGTCCCCCAACTAAAGTACCTTTTATCAGATTTTGATCAATATGGGTTATCCATTCCTCAAATACTACACTGTCCCTTAATGGAACTACCGACCGTTCCATGATAAAGAGTCCAAAAAACAGCATTCCAAAATAGAACAAGGCGCTGCCGTATCTTTTTAAGGTCTCGCCCCGGGCAAAAAATTCCATCGCCAACCCAACGATCAAGGGAACAACGGCATATTTTCCAATATCCAAGGCTATCAACTGACTGGAAAAGGTTGTTCCAATATTGGCGCCCATAATGATCCCTATGGCTTGTTTAAATCTCAGTGTTCCTGCATTTATAAAGACAATGGCAAGGATAATCACTGCTGAGGACGAACCCAAAAGAATGGTCAGGACCGTGCCAACCACAATGGACAGGACTAGGTTACCGGTATACTTGGCGATTATCCGTTTGGCTTTCTCCGTGGCAATGTCCTGCATGGTTTTGGAGAGCCTCGATATCGCATAAATAAAAAGTAAAAGTCCTCCCAATAATAGGGGAAGTATTTCTATCATTAAGTGTATTTAGCTTAAGAACCCATTTAAAGTTGTTGTAGGTAAATCCTTAAAAATACTTGAAGGTGAGAGGATAGTTTTCAACCAAAAGGCTATGAAATGGTTAACTTTTTGTTTCCTATTGGTCCTGCGGACTCCTTTCCTTGATTGGACTGATTTTCTTTGCAAGCACCAAAGAATAAGGCAAAACCCAACAGGGCACTAAGGGTAATCTTCTTTTTCATTTTTCTCTTTTTAGGTAATCTCAAACACGATTCCCAAACCCATTCCTGGATTTAGGCTACCCCAACCATTTGGCCTTGGTCCTTCTCGCATTCATCTCTGCGATATTGAGAATGGAGATTCCTTCCGGGCATTCCACTTCACAGGCCCCGGTGAACGTACAACTCCCAAATCCTTCCAACTCCATTTGACGGGTCATTTCCAAAACCCGTTTGGAGGCTTCTTGTTTTCCCTGGGGCAAACTATTTAAATGATTGATTTTAGCAGCGGTGAACAGCGAAGCTGAGGAATTTTTACATGTGGCCACACAAGCGCCACAGCCAATACAAGCAGCGGCATCCATAGCTTTGTCCGCAAGCTCTTTTCCAACCAAAATGGCATTGGCCTCCGGAGCCGTTCCGGTTTTTGCGGATATATACCCCCCTTTTTCAATGATATTGTCCAAAGCGGAACGATCGACCACCAAATCCTTGATAATGGGAAAAGCACTGGCCCGCCATGGTTCCACCACTATGGTTTCCCCATCTTCAAAACTTCGCATATGCAACTGACAGGTGGTCATATGGTCATGTGGGCCGTGGGCCCGCCCATTGATGAAAACCCCACATTGTCCACAGATGCCCTCCCGGCAATCGTATTCATAGGCAATGACCTTTTTATTGATGGACACCAAAAGTTCATTGAGGTGGTCCAAAGCTTCCAAAAATGACATATCTTTTGTAAGTCCATCTACCTCGTACGATTCAAAATTGCCTTTGCTGGCCGCATTTTCCTGCCGCCATATTTTGAAAGTGACCTTCATATCCTATTGTGGTTTATTGCCTTTTCCATTTCTATTTATAACTTCTTACGGTAGGTTGCACATTTTCAAACGCCAGGTCTTCCCTATGTAGGTTAAAATGCCCCTCATTATACTCCCAAGCGGAAACATAGGAATAGGTATCGTCATTCCGTAGGGCCTCACCCTCACTGGTTTGAAATTCTTCCCTAAAATGCGCCCCGCAGGACTCTTCGCGTTCCAAAGCATCGGTGCACATCAATAGCCCCATTTCCAAAAAATCGGCCAGGCGAAGTGCTTTCTCCAATTCGGTATTCATCTCCTTATGCCCTCCGGTCACATTGACCTCATTCCAAAAGGCATTGGTAATCCCCTTGATTTGGGCAATGGCTTTTTCCAACCCCTCCGCATTTCTGCTCATGGCGCATTCCTGCCACATTACCTTGCCCAGTTCCCGATGAAAATGGTCCACTGTTTTATTGCCCTGGACAGAAAGCAATTTGTTGATATGTTCCTTCACCTCATTTTCCACCTTTTCAAATTCGGGATGTTCAGTGGTAGGGTGATCCTCTTTTAAGGCATGGGCCAGATAATTATTGATGGTGTTGGGTAATACAAAATAGCCATCAATGCTTGCCTGCAACAACGAATTTGCCCCCAAACGATTGGCCCCATGATCGGAAAAATTGCATTCACCGATGGCATATAGGCCCGGTATGGTGGTCATTAGCTCATAATCTACCCAAAGTCCGCCCATGGAAAAATGGGCAGCCGGGGAAATCTGCATAGGTTCGTTATACGCATCAACCCCAGTTATCTTTTTGTACATTTTAAAAAGATTGCCGTAGCGATCTTTTATGGTCTCCATACCAAAACGCTCGATGGCATGTTTAAAATCCAGATATACTGCGTTTTTAAGTCGGCCTACTCCGTACCCCGAATCAATCCGCTCCTTGGCAGCCCTGGAGGCAATATCCCTGGGGGCGAGGTTCCCAAAACTTGGATAACGCCGTTCCAAATAGTAATCGCGCTCCCCTTCGGGGATGGTATTGGCCTTTCGGTCATCCCCTTTCTTTTTAGGTACCCAAATTCGCCCGTCGTTACGTAAGGATTCGGACATCAATGTTAGTTTGGATTGTGCCTCACTGGTCTGTGGCAATGCGGTGGGGTGTATTTGGGTAAAACTGGGAGCAGCAAAATAAGCTCCCCTTTTATGGGCCTTCCAAATGGCACTCCCATTACATCCAATGGCCAGGGTTGAAAGTCGGAACACACGGGAGTAGCCCCCTGTGGCCAATACCACGGCATCTGCGGCAAAACGCTTTAACTTACCCGTTATCAAATCCCGGACAATGATTCCTTTGGCCCTTCCTTCAATGACCACTAGATCCAATAGTTCGTGACGCGGAAACATTTCCACTTTTTTGGCGCGTTTCATTTTGTACAACTGGGAATAGGCCGCCAACAGAAGCTGTTGTCCCGTTTGACCGCGAGCATAAAAAGTTCGCTGTACCTGAACGCCACCAAAACTGCGGTTGACCAGTACGCCACCGTACTCCCGGGCAAAAGGTACGCCTTGCTGTACGTAATGATCGATCAAGGGAGCGGAAAGTTCGGCCAGACGGTATACATTGGCCTCCCGTGAACGAAAATCCCCCCCTTTTAAGGTATCGTAGAACATTCGCCATACACTATCCCCATCATGCTGATAGTTCTTTGCGGCATTGATACCGCCTTGCGCGGCTACGGAGTGGGCCCTTCGGGCAGAATCCTGATAACAAAAGCATTTGACATCATACCCTAATTCGGCGAGCGTTGCAGCTGCACCTGCACCTGCCAGTCCCGAACCCACAACTATAATGTTCAGCTTTTTCTTGTTGGCAGGGTTGATCAGTTGCGCCTTTATCTGATAGTTGCGCCATTTGTTTTCCAGAGGTCCTTCGGGAATTTTTGAATCCAACATCTTCGAGCTATTTAAGGAATACAATAGATGGAATAATACCAAAACCCACGGCTATGATAATTGCATACACCAAAGAGACCTTGGCTATGGTCCTGAGTCCCCTTTTGTGGTAAAAACCCAAGGTCATAAAAGCACTTTTCAATCCATGGTGAAGGTGCAACCCCAAGGGAACCATCAGTAGTGTATAGAAAACAACATAATAGCCATTTTGAAACAGGCTATAGGTTACCTCATAGACATCTACATGGCCATTGGCATCCAGACCTACCCCCTCACCCATCCCCAGTTTGATACGGGCCCAAAAATTGGCAAGGTGCACCACTATGAACAATAGGATGGAAATACCCAAAAGCCCCATATTTTGGGAGGTCCAACTGCTGTTCTCCTTATATTGGTTTACCAGGTAACCTTTGGTTTTGGCCTTTCGGTTATTTATCGTAATCAAGAGGGCGTAGATCACATGTAAGATAATGGAAAGGTACAATATATAGGCTACGATCTTTATCAAGGGACTCTCCCGTAAGGTGGTCGAGTACGAATTGTACAAACTTCTAGCGGTTTCCTCGGGCAATACCAAAATACTGTTGGCGGAAAGGTGCACAATCAAAAAAATACAAAGGAACAGTCCCGTAAGTGCAATAATCGATTTTCTAAAGAACATTAAGAGCCTGTTTAGGATTTTAGCTTAATCGTGGAGAATGAGTAACGGTACGGGGCTATTGAAGGTTTGTTTCAACGTAACACTTTCGTTCAGCAGACGATCCATAAATCCTTTCTTTGCCCGAATAAGGCAAACCAACCCAGAAAAGTCCTTCATCAAGTATTCGTTCAAATCCTTATTGGTATCGCCTGTACCAAAGGCATAGTCAACGGAAGTACTCAAATCCTTCATGGCCTCCAGCACCTTTTCAATTTGAGGGGTTTTCTCATCGGCAATATGCAATATTTTTATGTTGCTTTGATGCATGCCGGCGATTTTAACAAGTGGGCCGATGACCTTGGGATCAGAAAAAGGGTCATCGCTAACGGCAAATACAATTTTCTCCAAGGGCCTATACGTATGCCCGTCCGGCACCACAATTACAGGAGCAGAGGTTTTGGAAACGACCCCTCCAGCCACACTGCCCATAAATACCTCTTTAAGTCCGCTAGCCCCTTTGGTGCCCATTACAATAAAGTCATAATGCCCACTATCCCCCAATGAAGCAATTGCGGAAACGGCGTAGTCTTTAACGATCCTCGTTTTAAAAACCACTTCGGGGTGGTCTTTTTGAACGTTTTCCAAAAGTCCATCCATTCGTTTTTTGGCGTCCTTTTCCAAAACGTCATCAATGTTTTTCATAAGCAGTGCTGTAGACCTTGCACCGTAAATGTGCAATATGGTCACTTCCAAAGAAGTAGTACTAAAAAGTTGAATGGCATAGGACAATGCATTGGAAGACGTATCGGAAAAATCAACGGGGACAAGAATCTTATTCATTTTTAATTCATTTAGGGTGAATGACCATTTGACTGGATATCATTTATGCAACCATCAAAGCTTGAGCGTCATCTCCAAGAGGATATGACAGCGGCTTATTATTTCAATATATTCTGAAATTTAACAACAGATTCTTTAGCAAAACTTTAGAAGGAAAAGGCGCCCAAAAAAACCGTAAAATGGTTACTTCACCCCCATCTTCTTGCTACTTAGGCGGTTGGAAAGCCCCTTTTTTCAATTTCGATGGAGCACCTATGATTATTTGATTATACTGCCCGATTCTTAAGTTTCTCTAAAGAATTCTTCAATAGTTTTATTGAGATTGGAAATGGTACACGAAGAGGCCGTTTTAAACTGCGGCAACGGTAGTGGGGTACCTCATCCGTATATTGTTAACCCTAGTTAAAGGCACGATATCATGAAACTTTTGGAAAAGATTTTAGTAGCACAGGATTTTAGCCAGTCCTCCGAAAATGTAGTATCCAGTGCCATAGAATTGGCCAAGATATTCCAATCCACAATTGTACCCATTCACATACTCCCGGATGATGTTTTAAACGAAAAGGTGAGGACATTGCTGAACGAAACGGCACTGACCAAATTGAAGGAGACCACTGATCAAATTAAGCATGAGGGGGTAGCGGCCGAAAAACCATTGCTTATGGTTGGCTCACCCCATGAGGCCATCACCAGGGCGGCAGTAGATGTCAGTGCCAATCTCATTCTGTTGGGTTCGGGTGAAACCAAAAAAGGGGATACTTTTAGATTGGGTACCACGGCCGAGCGCATCATTCAAAAAAGCGGAAAGCCCATTTTTGTGATAAAGGAAGGTGTTTTACTTAATGTACAACACATTTTGTGTCCCGTGGATTTTTCCGACCCTTCCAAACGGGCGCTTAAAAATGCAATTACGATGGCCCGTAGGTTCAAATCGGAATTGACCATACTGGCCGTATGCGAACTGCAGGGCTCCACTTGGTTCACTTCGGAGAAGGACAAAGAATTGGAGAACGAACTCAGGTATCGCATGCACAAAGAGGAATTTGATTCGTTTTTGAAGGAATTCAATCTAACCGGTCTCAATTGGACAAAGGAAATCCCCAAGGGAAATCCTTCCGAGGAAATACTCAGCACCATTTCGAAGAAAATGATCGATTTGCTTATTATAGGGACTTCCGGCAGAACCGGGTTGAACCGAATGCTTATGGGAAGTGTTACCGAAAAAGTAATACGGGAAGTTCCCTGCTCCTTCCTCACCTTAAAATCCGAAGATGCCATTTCCCTACAATTGGAAACCAACATTAGGAACATCGAGGAACTTCATGGCACCGCTATGAAATTAATGGAAGATGGTTTTTATGAGGAGGCCATTGGCCAACTCAAAGCCTGCCTGAACATCAATAGCATGTATGTACCTGCCTATACCGGTTTGGCCAAGGTTTATGAAAAGCTGGACCAACCGGAAAGGGCCAAAGTATATAGAAACAACGCAAAGGATATCATGGACAAGATTTGGTATCAAAAAATAGAGGAAGAAGTCCGCAAACTACGCGGTAGCTAAAAAATATCCGATACTATGCACAAAGCAAAAGGGGAAGTAGTGAGCGTCAACGAGTCGCTCGTTGGTGTTAGAACTACCGATGGGGCCATTATGAATGGAGAGGTGGCCTACATCATTGTTGAGGATGGCAAGAGACTAAAATCCGAGGTCATCGATGTGAAAGAAGGCAATAGGGCCTACCTGCAGGTATTTGAAGATACCAATTGGATGAAGGTAGGTGATCCGGTAGAATTTACAGGCCTTCCTTTGGCGGTAAAATTAGGTCCCGGAATATTGGGCTCCGTAACGGATGGGCTACAGAACCCTTTATACGAATTAGGTAAAATTGAATGGTTTTTGGAAAGGGGCCTAGAGGTCGATCCCCTGGACAACACCCAAAAGTGGCACTTTACCCCAATGGTAGAGGAAGGTGCGGCCGTTACCGGCAGCACCGTTTTGGGTTCCGTTCCCGAAAAATTATTTGAGCATAAAATCTTTGTTCCCTTTTCCATACAAGGCAACCATACCGTTACCCATATCGTAAAAGAGGGCGACTACACCGTTGACGAACCCATAGCCACGATCCAGGACAGTACGGGTAAAAGCGTGGAGCTTACGATGGCCTTTGAATGGCCGGTAAAAAGGCCCATGCCCTTCACAGAGCGGTCGGTACCCATAAAACCAATGCCCACGGGAATCCGAATTTTGGATGCATTATTTCCCATTGCCTACGGTGGCACGGCCTGTAATCCAGGTCCATTTGGAGCAGGAAAAACAGTACTGCAGCACAGTTTGGCCCGTCACTCCCAGGCAGATGTGGTCATTATTGCCGCCTGTGGCGAACGTGCCGGGGAGGCTGTGGAAGTTTTTAAGGATTTTCCAGAACTCATCGATCCTAGGACCGGGAAATCATTAATGGACCGTACCTATATTGTAGGGAACACCTCTTCCATGCCCGTAGCGGCCCGGGAGGCATCCGTTTATATGGCCACCACTGTAGGGGAATACTATCGAAAGCAAGGATTGAACGTTTTAATTCTGGCCGATTCCACCTCACGCTGGGCGCAGGCACTTCGTGAGACTTCAGGTAGAAAGGAGGAAATTCCAGGCCCTGAAGCCTTCCCTATGTACATTTCTACCCTGATCTCCGCTTTTTATGACCGCGCAGGGGTTGAAATCCTAGGAGATGGCAATACGGGGTCGTTGAGCATTATCGGTACCGTTTCCCCAGCAGGCGGAAACTTTGACGAACCGGTTACCCAGGCCACCCTTTTGAGCACCGGGGCTTTTTGGGGATTGTCCAGGGCTTTGTCCGATGCAAGGAAATACCCCGCTATAGATCGTATAGACAGTAATTCCAAATATCCCTCGCAGTTGGAACAAGAAGAAGTAACGTATTTATTGGAATTGCTTCGTGATGGTAAAACCATAGCCTCCAACATTATTTTGATGGGGGAAAAGGGCATTACCGATGAGTCCTACATTCGTTATCAAAAAGCCGAATTACTCGATGCGGTATTCCTTCAACAAAACAGTTTTCATGAAGTGGATGGAGTGACCCATCCCGAAAGACTGCGCCTAATGTTCAACATGATCCAAGAAATCATCGATACACCGGTCGACATCAAAGGAAAGGAAGAAATACGGTCGCATTTCAATTTTATCCGACAGGCCTTTCTCGATTGGAACTATATGAAACCGGACGAGGAGGGATTTGACAAACAAAAAACAAAACTATTGAACTTGCTTAAACAGATGGGGCATGTTGCAGAAAACGTATGAGAACATAGATAGCATTGGCCGTGCCATTCTGAGCATTAAGGCCCAAGGGGTGCACAACAAGGAATTGGCAGAAGTAATCTATCCCAATGGTCAAAAGGCTTTTGCCCAGGTGATTGCCTTGGATGGTGATGAGGTGACCCTACAACTGTTTGGGGGCGGATTTGGCGTTTCAACGGATTGCAAGGTTCGCTTTCTGGGAAAGCCCATACAAGTAGGATTTTCCGATGATATGTTGGGAAGGGTCTATTCGGGCAACGGTCAGCCCATTGATAAAGGCCCAGAACTGATGTCAGATATGGTCCGGGTGGCCGGGCCCTCCATCAATCCGGTAAAAAGACTCATTCCCAAAGATATGATTCGTACAGGGGTACCTATGATCGATGTGTTCAACACCCTGGTACGTTCCCAAAAGATACCCATTTTTGCTAAAGCGGGCGAACCCTATAACCGTCTGTTGGCCAATATAGCCACCCAAACCGATGCCGATGTTATTATCATTGGAGGGGTTGGACTCAAATATGATGAATTCCATTATTTCAGGCAACGTATTGAGGAGGCCGGTAGTAAGAACAAAACCATCATGTTCATCCATACCCACAGGGATTCCATTGTAGAGGGCCTCATGGTACCTGATTTGGCCCTGGCCGTGGCAGAACAATTTGCATTACAGGGTAAAAATGTATTTGTATTGTTGTCCGATATGACCCAATGGTCGGATTATCTGCGGCAAGTGGCCAATGCCCAGGACCAGATTCCGGCAAATCAGGGATATCCCGGTGACCTATACTCCCAGTTGGCGAGCCGATATGAAAAGGCTGCCGACATTGATGGTGCGGGTAGTTTGACCATTTTAGGGGTAACCACCATGGATGACGTTACCCATCCCGTTCCGGACAATACGGGATATATTACCGAAGGACAATTTTA
The sequence above is a segment of the Muricauda sp. SCSIO 64092 genome. Coding sequences within it:
- a CDS encoding head GIN domain-containing protein codes for the protein MTTLARIAIAALLALFTSSCAFDISFGEGKRGNGQVVEESREVADGFTAVYASEGLDVFVTQADKFSINVEADENIIDLIGTDIRDGRLKIHAIENIGRATKNVYVTLPEVNVLETSSGADLIAQNTITSDKIELEASSGSDLEVELDASTVVAESSSGADIKVSGKAETLYADASSGADIKARGLLTKKCIANASSGSDISVNVSESLTADASSGADISYTGEATVQKRKSVSGSVYKY
- the trxB gene encoding thioredoxin-disulfide reductase, with the protein product MSEQIEQIKTLIIGSGPAGYTAAIYAARADLKPVVYTGMEPGGQLTTTTEVDNFPGYPEGVDGPTMMSQLQQQAERFGTDVRIGMVTAVELSDEVGGIHRVTVDDSKQIEAETIIISTGASAKYLGLPSEQRLRGGGVSACAVCDGFFYKGQEVAIVGGGDTAAEEASYLANICEKVTMLVRKDHMRASKAMQHRVNNLENIEIRYNTEIDEVLGEQVVEGLRMVNNQTGEKEEIAITGLFIAIGHTPNTAIFKGQLDMDDTGYIITQPGSTKTNKPGVFASGDAQDKIYRQAVTAAGTGCMAALDAERYLATIETSEPVGS
- a CDS encoding BLUF domain-containing protein produces the protein MKAVLYLSKANQEFDKESLKALELQSAENNRKLGLSGYLYFDGSKFLQYLEGEEENLMPLLNKIREDSRHEFLCETQEEIPAKRFPEWNMKNIQSMVLELGLVEKTIIQTLSIFVEKGYHLDKGISRDLFKLMDHLKVVTF
- a CDS encoding Na/Pi cotransporter family protein; translated protein: MIEILPLLLGGLLLFIYAISRLSKTMQDIATEKAKRIIAKYTGNLVLSIVVGTVLTILLGSSSAVIILAIVFINAGTLRFKQAIGIIMGANIGTTFSSQLIALDIGKYAVVPLIVGLAMEFFARGETLKRYGSALFYFGMLFFGLFIMERSVVPLRDSVVFEEWITHIDQNLIKGTLVGGLITLIVQSSSATVGMAIVLGKQKLISLAGGLAIMLGSELGTCSDTLIATIKGSRQAIKAGLFHLLFNFTTIIIGLLVFDHFLNFVLRVSQSQALDNQIANAHMIFNIAGVMVFLPFVGMAERLLNYWLPDKLAKV
- a CDS encoding succinate dehydrogenase/fumarate reductase iron-sulfur subunit; protein product: MKVTFKIWRQENAASKGNFESYEVDGLTKDMSFLEALDHLNELLVSINKKVIAYEYDCREGICGQCGVFINGRAHGPHDHMTTCQLHMRSFEDGETIVVEPWRASAFPIIKDLVVDRSALDNIIEKGGYISAKTGTAPEANAILVGKELADKAMDAAACIGCGACVATCKNSSASLFTAAKINHLNSLPQGKQEASKRVLEMTRQMELEGFGSCTFTGACEVECPEGISILNIAEMNARRTKAKWLG
- a CDS encoding fumarate reductase/succinate dehydrogenase flavoprotein subunit, with the protein product MLDSKIPEGPLENKWRNYQIKAQLINPANKKKLNIIVVGSGLAGAGAAATLAELGYDVKCFCYQDSARRAHSVAAQGGINAAKNYQHDGDSVWRMFYDTLKGGDFRSREANVYRLAELSAPLIDHYVQQGVPFAREYGGVLVNRSFGGVQVQRTFYARGQTGQQLLLAAYSQLYKMKRAKKVEMFPRHELLDLVVIEGRAKGIIVRDLITGKLKRFAADAVVLATGGYSRVFRLSTLAIGCNGSAIWKAHKRGAYFAAPSFTQIHPTALPQTSEAQSKLTLMSESLRNDGRIWVPKKKGDDRKANTIPEGERDYYLERRYPSFGNLAPRDIASRAAKERIDSGYGVGRLKNAVYLDFKHAIERFGMETIKDRYGNLFKMYKKITGVDAYNEPMQISPAAHFSMGGLWVDYELMTTIPGLYAIGECNFSDHGANRLGANSLLQASIDGYFVLPNTINNYLAHALKEDHPTTEHPEFEKVENEVKEHINKLLSVQGNKTVDHFHRELGKVMWQECAMSRNAEGLEKAIAQIKGITNAFWNEVNVTGGHKEMNTELEKALRLADFLEMGLLMCTDALEREESCGAHFREEFQTSEGEALRNDDTYSYVSAWEYNEGHFNLHREDLAFENVQPTVRSYK